The stretch of DNA ACCAAGTCAATTAAATCGCATGTCATGAAACCTACCGTTGGACACGCAAAATTTAGATGCAGTAGAAACTCTGCAGTTTCTCAACTGCACAAAATTTCTAGGAAGTTATGGAGGTCTTCTTGAGTCACCCCTGCCTCTATACCAATGGCGCCACCTAGTTCGACATCACCATCTTAGGGTCCATTGTATTACCCGTCCCCACGACCATCTTCACCATCTTGCTCCCGGACGACACGGTCAAATAATGCTATCTGCAGCTCCAGATGGGCTCGCTCGCGATGGAGGTGACCATTCTTGCCAAAATTGTGCCCATGTTCGACATTATACAATTCAATTCAAAAATGACGATTAGGATACAATTTTAGGTTGAAAACTTGAAAATAGCATAGATAAATTAGATTGGTTTCGAAATAGTATAGCCTTATTAGTATCATGCATACACCTTAAAGAAACCGGTGGTCAAACTTATATTTTGAAAACCATGCTAGTGTCCAAAATGTCTTTACCACCTCTCATCATCCACATCTACTAACATCGTGAACTACTTCCACGTTGCCTTATACCTCATCTCCATCATCTGCAGCTTATTCATTGACTGAAAGATCGATCGACATCTCACCATCGTCATCTTCAACGCCATGGCAACTTACTGCGGTATGCTGGCTTCATATTGGCGTTCATTGCATCAATAGTCACCATCTTCGTCTTCTTAGCGTGCCATGGGGGAGCTTGGTCATGACATATGAGGTGAAGAATATCTTCAAGCTGCCCATATGTAGAAGTTAATGCTTGACGCGTATTTTACAACACGTTAGGGCCTTGAAGGGAATGGATGCATTCAAGAGCTATTTTACAAAATTATTAGCACAAATCTTGACGGAATCAACGATCTAGATAATTCTTGTACATCCAAGTAGGTGTGGACTTGAGTTTTCACCAGCAGGAGAGTGTGAACCTACACATGGTGTACTTGGAGCTCGCCATGGTTGGTATGGTAACGACGAAGAAATCACCAATGGAGCCCCATTGACCCACGAGCTGAACACAGGGCTACCCCCCTCCTCCCGCTCGACCTCAATAGTGCACATTACACAAGCACGGATGCATGACCCCTACAAAAGCACACGCATATCGCGCGTTAGTGTAGATGGACCACAAATACCCAGCCGCGATGCACTGAAGGGCTCCCTTTCTAAGAAGCTTAGTAGTTGTAAAGATGTGCAACACGTACCATGCATCGTGTACGGTCTGATGCCCACAAATTTTGTCCATGCTAGGGCCTTATAGCCCGCCCCCTAGGACATAGGTATTTGCAAACTAAATACAAAAAGGTGTCTCTCACATCCATTTCGTAATCAAGATGACATCGCCTTCATCGGATCTCTCTTTCTGCACCTTTTCTGCAATTTGCATGATGCATGATTGCTTGTGATACTAGCCAGTGATCGACCCCATAAACTGCACACGGCGTTATTGTTTGCATGGGATGCATGCATGTTCCAAGCCTAGAAGCATTCGTTTTCCTAGGATCTAGGCTTTGCTTTGCGGCTCCTAGTTGGGTCTACGCTGGACAGTGCCATGCAGGTAATTTGAAAGTTTTCcatcaataaataaataaataaataaataaatagaagttCCCTTTTTTTAAGGACCCAAATATATTATAGAGGTTCATGAAAGTATAAAGCACTCTAAACATAATAAAAAAAATATGCCGAGGACATTGGACTACCGAACAACCACTACCGCAGTCAGAACAAGCCGTCAATGCACCGTTGTCGCCGACCCCTATCAGAGTTGGTCCGACCTTGTCGATGACAGCCGGGAACTCTTCATGTACGTGCCCCTAAGGACCAATGATGCAATCTTCGACATCCTTGAGTCGATCCGCAGTCGTCGCATATGCATGGCGAGAAACTTTAACCTCGCCGCCCCAAGGAGACAACATGAATTTACGCCGATGCTTCATTGACTACGTCTCAACGGACGAACTCGAGAAGGATTGTAGTCCAAAAGTCCAGCTCAAAGATGAAGCACCACTATCTGTCCGAGCGTCATCCCCTGCaagtacccccccccccccccccccccccccccccacacacacacacataattAAACTACTAGCGGAGCCGAGGCACCGGGATCCCCGTCCCTGCCATCGGCCACCTGAGTGGTAAGCAGCGGGGAGGTGGATCCATTGGCTCGCTGACGAAGCCAAGAGGGGACCTAGGTGGCACAGTCACATGTGGGAAAGAGTCGAGTCTCACGAAGTTTCCCTTTGCATCCTTCTCGGCCTCACATTGCATGGAACCCTTGGTACATGATTCACAGTTTCGCGCCATAACTCTCTCTATCATGAATAAGATGATGCACTGTTATGAGAAAGGCCTATAATCTTGCTATCGATTAACGCCACAAGTTGATGGGTTAAACAGCCCGGGTTCAAGGCAACTACCTATTTAAATTGAATATAACTCCTCCTATGCTCAACTCATTTTAAGATGATGCACTGCTCTGCATTTAAGAGTGCATATCCATCAGACTATCACCAATCGCTGCACCTTTTTGTAACCTAGTTGCAGGGAAAAGCGATTCAAGTTGCACTTCCCTTTTAACTTTAGCAGTTAAACGGTTCACACTTTGAGCAGAAAACTTCTAATCATCACCGGTCGCTCTCTCGATCCGCCTATAAATAGGAGATTTGATCATCACGCGGCATCATATTCCCTAGCTTCGACGTACTAAATTACATCACGAGCGGCAGAACTTGGGACTCGAGGTGCAGCTCGACATGGCGACTATCCAAAGCAAATCGACAGCACCACAATCTGTTACTGCAAGCAGGCTTCCTCCCAAGGTAATTGCACATCAAATTCTCTTTCCAAATGAAGCATTATCAATTAAGCAAGTACGTGTATATGTATGTCGACTCATTTCTCATCTGTGGTTGATCAGAAGGAGGAGCAAGAACTCCGGCGAGCCTACTCTGAAATGGCGAGCAACATGGAGAAGCTCGTCGtcgcaagcagcagcagcagcaacccaTGCCCCGACGACGGCGCCGACGTCTCGGAGGTGGAGACGGTGCGCTGCGCGTGCTGCGCCGTGGCCGAGGAATGCACGGCGGCGTACGTGGGCGGGGTCCGCGCGGCCTTCTGCGGCGACTGGCTGTGCGGGCTGTGCGGGGAGGCCGTGAAGGAGCGGATGGTGCGGGACCCGTCCGGCGGCGTGGAGGCGGCGCTGGGGTCCCACGAGGCCGAGTGCCGGGACTTCAACGCCACGAGGCTGAACCCGACGCTGTCGCTCGCCGGGTCCATGCGGGGCATCGCGCGCAAGAGCTTCGACCGGAGAAAGACGACGACGTCGACGTCGTGCCAGGACCGCCACCTCCGCACGGCAGCGTCCAGGGCGGTGGCGCTCGCGAGGTCAGTCAGCTGCGACCCGCGGTTCCTGGCGGACGTGATTAACGGGCCGTCCGGGGAGCAGTCCCGATGAGGCCACGGCCCACAACCTCACCTGGCCAGCCGGGTTTAATGATTTGTACTCGTATTTGCTAAAAAAAGACATCCATCTATTCATAAATAGCAGGAGTGTCGAGTAAGTAATAAGCTTACTAAAAGAGGACATCGATTATGTAGTACTATGTGCCATCGATGTGAACGTAGCCTACGCCATACACTTCCTGTAGACAGTTTCATAGATCTTTCATGCATACAAACATATTGTGTGTATGCACGTGATGTATTCCTTTGATGCACGTGGGCAATATAGAACGTTATGTGTGTAATTATTCTAAGAAAATAAATGCTACAACATGTTTCTCAACTTGGTCGTGAAATTATTTGTTATTTTCTCCAATTAATTGACATTCTTAAATCGATCTCTAGGGAACAAGGTAATAAACAATAAACAATACTCcatctggtcctttttactccgcatataagatttgtctgaagtcaaacttcgtaaagtttgaccatattCATATGAAAACATATCAACATCCACAATACTAAAATTATACAATATGAAAATTCAATTCATGATGCAACTAATGATATTGATTTCGTATTATGgatgttgatacttttttctataaagttggtcaaactttacgaagtttAACTTTATAAAAAACATATATGCAGAATAAAAAGGAGAGAAGGGAGTCTTATAGTATCACTAATGTTGAATAAACCATCACATACAACACATCTTTGGTGCTTCTAAAGAGCCCCCGAGATAAAAAATTGTCTTACATTGTTAATAGAGAACTACCTCGCAATAAAAAAAATAGAGAACCACACAAATGGGTCTCAGTGGATCAATTGTCTTTAATATGAAAATATTTGTGGTGCTTTTATATTTATTGGCAGACTTCTTATGTGAACCGTCTAAGATAGGTAATTATCAGCGGCAAGCTACAAATTATAGATTTTTAGTCTATCGTACAAATTATAGGTTTTTCTTTTGAGAAGATACAAATTATAGGTGTTTCGGCCCGCTAGTGATACCAATACATGGCGAGCTCTTTTTCAAGCCTGCCAAATATATCTGGCGGGCCATGTCTAAAAGTCCAAAGCAATCCCATCTCTAAATATACACCCATCTCTCATATCTTCAAGAGTTGTAGCTTTGTCTTTGAAGGTCGAGCATCAAATCATGAAGCTCATAACATTGCCAATTTTTCACACTCGCTTGATCCGGGTCGTCATTTGTGGCTTATTTCACCTCATGACCCTATTTGTATACCTCTAAATATTCCTCTGGATCAATAAAAATTTGGCAAACTCCTAACAAAATATCCATCTCTCATCCCTAAAAAAAATGTCCATCTCTCTCTCCATGGACTCCCCTAAAAAACTCTCTCCGGGGACAGCTATGTATGGCTTCAAGCGGTACGTGTGCCTCGCATCGCTCACGTCCCCACGTTGATCACTTAACTCGCTGTGGTAGGGTGGGCCAACCCATCAGCTCTGATCGCTACATTCTGTACCATAGCGCAACATGGATATGTggtttttcattttattttttcccACCGCATAAATAAACCTCAAAAAATTTCGTGAATACAACAATAACTGCACGAATTTGAGATTTTGTTTTGCGAATGcgaaaaaaaatcatgaactaCACAAATCTTCATGAACTagaaaaaatgttcacgaattccAAAAATGTTCACACTTTTTTAATGAATAAAAAACGATCATGGATTTGAAAATGTTCAAAAATTAATATATTATTTGTGAATTTAAAAAATCTTCACAATTTCAGAAGATGTGCACGaatttagaaaaatgttcacaaattgaaaaataatcatgtattgaaaaaatgttcatgaataatAAAATTTTATGCGAAATAAAAAATATCCATGAATTCAGGAATATTCATGAATTAAAAAATATGTTCATGAATTCAAGAACAAATTTTTTTGAAATCCCGAACAAATTTTCAAattccatgcttgtttgatttTTTTAATTTATGAGCATTTGATTGAAATTTGAACAAATTTTAAAATTATGAacattttcaaaattgcatttttaaaaaaaattcaagcATATTTTTGAAAAATCACAAACAAAATTTGATAACATGATTTTTTTGTCGAAATTTGATATAAATTTGTGAAGATTTTGAACATTATTTTAATTAATGAAAAAGTGAACatagaaaaagaaaagaaaaaagtgAAAAAATAACCAAAAAGAAAACCAGTAAAACAAGAAGTAGGAAAAATAAAAGGGTTCAGGAATCTTCTTCTAGAAGGTTCCTGAAGCCGGTGCCTTAGGTTCGCTTTGATTTTCTTCAAAACCGTTGAA from Triticum urartu cultivar G1812 chromosome 3, Tu2.1, whole genome shotgun sequence encodes:
- the LOC125548086 gene encoding uncharacterized protein LOC125548086 codes for the protein MATIQSKSTAPQSVTASRLPPKKEEQELRRAYSEMASNMEKLVVASSSSSNPCPDDGADVSEVETVRCACCAVAEECTAAYVGGVRAAFCGDWLCGLCGEAVKERMVRDPSGGVEAALGSHEAECRDFNATRLNPTLSLAGSMRGIARKSFDRRKTTTSTSCQDRHLRTAASRAVALARSVSCDPRFLADVINGPSGEQSR